CCAAAGGATATGTAAGAATGTTTCTGGATTGTCAAACTTTAGTGGAACATAAAGACTTAATGTGATGGCCTACACTTGTGTAAACACCAGTTAGTTCAATAGTTTGTTTCAATACTAAGTTTTGATATTTTTGAGTGTCTTTAATGTGTAACATCTTGGAAGTTTGGATACAACTTTGTTTTGATTTACAAGATTTGTCCAATTACCTGTACATTCTTAAGATCTCTCAGATGGCATGTGATGTGCTTATGTTTACAACTATTTACACTTTTGTACTCTTATATCATCTGAGGACAGGGTTTGCGTCAAGGTTGGTCGCGCGCCTCTTCGCTGCGCGCTTTTGCGCAAACTGCGTCAAACAAACAGAGCGCGTGGAGGTCCACAAGTCACGCTGAGGTGTAACCGTGATTGTTTTATGTGCGGATTTCCACACGGTCTGCAATGTTTGAGAAGGTAAAGATGAGCATGTATGATGTGCAGGACTTCAGACGCGTTGCTGTTAGGAGAAGATCTGGACGCAAATCTGTTTCTGGTGAGGCATCCGATATTCAGTGACCTTAGAGTCTGAAAAACATCAGTGTGTTCTATAAAGTAGTCACCGTTCAAATTAAATCATCACAATCTCTGTAAAATGGTTTATATGGTTTAAGCATCTTTATCCAGTGATTGTGAAGGGTTGGAAAGGTGAGTTTATGGATCAGGTGGAGTGGAGACGCACACAAAGGTTTTATTGATGTGGGAATGTTTTATAACTGATCCGATCTGCtgggttttgttgttttttagttgTATTTCTTGCCTTTTCTACAGGCAGCTAAAACTGACATCTAGTTTATTAAGCGTTTGCAATAGTAAAAATTTACATTCAGTCTTTGTTATAAGTAAATACAAAGTAAAACTTTAGGTGTCATGTGATTTACGTTTGTGTAacaataaactgtattacatcaCATGTATACTTTACATTGTCTGCTGTTTAGAGTGTGATTGATGTCCTTATACAGCCAGATTTGCctattgtgtgtttgctttttaCAATACAATACGATAAATTGATTTCTCCATCTGTCATACAAGCATTCATGCAGAGAAAAGGGGAATTGGGTGTTTTGGTAGAGGAGGGAGGGCACATTGTGATCTAAGGGGTCATGTGCACTGTGTAGTGTTCACAATCTGCAAACACAACTCGAGAGAAGAGCATGAGAGCGACTGTCAGGTCAGTTCATGCACTACATGTTTGTACGTTTTTATCCTTATGCGTGTCATGCAGTTTAATTCATGAATTTAACCTGCAAATAATTTTGAATAGTAaagaataaataacattttttttgtagcgCTTGcttataaaatgtaatgtatacCTATTGTGAATCCACAAACAGGTGATGTTTCAGGGAAGTGTGCAGTCAGTCACACATTAGAAAGATGTGATTTCTATGGAAAATCTAAAATAGTGATGCTTTTCTTAGTTCTGCTCGGCTCAAGAATATCATTGCTGAAAACTGATCTCCATGAATTCTCCATGAATATTAATTGTGTAAATCATTATCCGGCGGTGATGAATGAGCAATAAAGTCGTGATCCTTCGGGTGCCGTCTTGCTTTATGTTTAGATTCCTGGTAGACTGAGAGTTTGTGAATTAATTGACTTCTCCTTATGCTAGTACACAAATGCTCTGTGTATCTTTGTCATAAACTCGGAGTTGGAGGAAGTGAGAAATCTCAATGAGGAAGTTTCTGAGAAGCGGCGACGGAGGCCTCCACAAGATCACATTTCATGAGACCAAACAACAGTACAATGTGTCTCATCTGTAGCTGTTCATCCACCAATAAAAGGCTTTGATTTTACAGGGTTTTTTAAGTAGGGGCTGTCACGTTTTGTACTGAATCTCTTTTTAGTTTTTGCGATCACAAGTCATTTTCTGTAGTCTTCACATACATTCACCAAATAGTTTACCGAATGAGAAGTATATATTTAAAGGTCTAACATAATCACGTGACACCTACTTTTACtttgtatttaatataaaactcTCAGTGTAGAGACGAGAGGAAGCAAAGACTTTCACTGATATGATGGAACGATGAGATGTTGACCTTAGTTTGACTTCACCTGTCGTCATTCATTTCTACAAATATAAAATTCGTGACTGTGACGAAATGCTTCTTAGTTTTAACTGTGTTGGAACATATTCAACATTAGACTGTTTGTATCAAACATTTAACCGATAGTTTACAGAACTGaagtcagtttgtgtgtgtgtacgtgacCTTTCTGTTCCGTCATTGGTTTGACTGTtttattgtatgtgtgtgtgtgtacgttacAGGAGATCCTGCATGTGTTGGACAGTGTGATGGTTCAGACAGTAGTTCACTGGGAGAAAGATCTTCAGCGTTGAGAAGATCAGCTGTGTACATGGGGTCACCAATGCCTCCTCCAGCCGGTACGTCCACATCTCAACCCCTGACGGAGATTTCTGCTGTCTGCTATTATTCTTGCTCAGACCTTTTGTGTTTAGGGTTCATAACATCATTAGCACTTTGAGCACCCTGTCCTtagcaacaccttagcaactgcattaAGTAAAGTGGTTAAGTGAGTTTCACACGTTTTTTGAATGCTTTTGTGTATTAGTTATTCAGTTTCATGGCTTTCTTTGCCTGTGTAGTGCTTCCAAAACCAAAATTCCAGTGTCCAGCGAAGATTTCCCCTGGAGGCATCGTGGATCAGGACGAGACTGGGACAAATATGATCAGAGAGAGGACCGCTGCTGTCTCCAAATATTACAGACATTTTGACAAGAGGTGTGTCAGGTTTCATATAATATTCAcataatttttataatatttattttgtttattataactATGCACATTCTCTGAACCAAATTCACAATGCAAACTATTTGTATGTattattggctgcttttcctTCACTATCTGGCCGTGAATATTACAGTAAACAAATacacttacatttattcatttgatttgatccaaaacaACTTACAAACGAAAGAacatttcacataaaaataaagttttcgTTTTGTATAGAAATGCATACACAAGCACACTTTCTACTTGTCTACAAAACTCACTTTAGCGTTAGCCTTCAGCTCTTTTAAACATCAAAAGACACATAAATCAGGTCAGATGTGTCTGCTAGTATACTACAGTCCCGTGCATGCATGCACACTTCATAAATGTGGGGCAGTGAGGAAAATATCACCCTCTGGTTTCTTTTTGTAACCCTCCGCTCCGCCTCTTTAACTTCCTGTAGAAACCTCTGCCATAGACACCGTATATAACACTTAAtgctctctgtctctttctacgtctctctctctctagtatCACCAAAGATACACCAGATCGTTCTTCATCTGATAAGCTCATAGAAGCTCACCTTCTGCCCGAATGTCCAGACGCCGGTGACCAACAACAGGAGGGATCATTGAGTCTGGACTGGCCGGACTGGTCGGGTTGGTGGTCAGAAGAAGTCAAAAGAGTGAGTAAGCTTAAAGAGAACGAGATTGGCACCGACCTCGAGCATCTCCAGACTCCTTCAGAAACCGGCACGAGCGTTCTTCAACACGATGAAGCTGTTCAGAGGCGGGAGAACGTTGTAGAAGAACAACAGCAGAACATGGAGAACGATGGTGACAGACAGGCGAGTATTCACACCGCCTTCAGGTTATCAAATGTGTAAAACCAACGTGTGGTTAGAGGTCACGATCACACCGCCGATCGTAAATATTCAACTATTGCACATCCCAAACCGTGTTTGGTACAGATGTGAATGATCCTTAGGTGATGTGGTTTTCGTTGTGGGGAGATGTGTTGTTTTCTAAGCGATCAGGTTTGCGGTTTTTCTCCTGGCAGAAAGTAAAACCAAAATATGATGCTCTGcctttttttcttggaaatctTATTAAAAACCACAGTTCCTGTTCTTTCAAAAAACTTGACTAGATATCCCATTTTGCAGCGTTTCTCGTCAAATGTTATTTGGCCtgagaaaatgtaaaagagatCAGGTATTTTTGCCGTCTATATTTATCCCTCTCTGTTGACCCAACCGCATGATGCTGTTTTTCCAATGAGCTCTTAAACGTTACATAGTATTCAGAGAGTGACGCAGATGTGCTCTCAGAATGATGACGGGACGTGACGTGTTGTTTTTAACAGGACATCAAAGAGATGAAACTCTATAAGATCGCGAATGAACTTCTGCAGACGGAAAGAGCGTACGTGAAGCGACTGCACTTACTGGAGCAGGTCAGTGACACGTGTGCCATCTTCATCAACAGTTTCATGTTTGATAACTTTGCGTTTAATGTGCCTGGGACACCGCTGTGAAGTGACATGCACTAAAAATGGCTCAGATGAGCGAAGTTAGTTCTAAGAAAAGCTCCAGCATCATTTGTTCACGGTTCACTCATAAGTTGTTATTTAATGTAGAGTCACATTAACACATCGTAAGTGTGACTTCGTTTTTTTGTGAGCGTCACTGTATATGATCTGTGTGTGCAGGTGTTTTGCAATAAACTCTCAGAGGAGGCGCTGAAGGGGCTGTTTCCTCTGGACGTGGTGAAGGGCGTCTTTTCTAACGTGGGATCCATCTACACCTTCCACAGCAAGTTCCTCCTGCCTGATCTTGAGACACGGATGAGCCAGTGGTGAGCGTTGCTTTAtcagacacatacacacgcatttaaaatgaaagtgaCCAAGTTTGGCTCTCCATCGTTCTACAGGGACTCGACGCCTCGTATCGGGGACATCTTGGCACAGCTCGCTCCTTTTCTGAGGATGTATGCCGAGTATGTGAAGAATTTCGACAGTGCCATGGATCTGCTGAAACAGTGGACGGAACGCTCGCCGCAGTTTAGCGCCGTCATTCAGGACATACAGGTGCGTGTGTGGTTTATGCagtaaaaacatggttttcattaTTCATCCCCGTTTTGAGACGATGAGGTTGTTTTTGTAGAGTATGAAGGAGTGTGGGAATCTGACTTTACAACATCATATGCTGGAGCCAGTACAGCGGGTTCCTCGCTACGAGATGCTAATCAAAGATTATCTGAAGAAATTACCGGAGGACGACAGCGACCGCAGCCAAGCTGAAAGTGAGAGATGCACAGCTTCGTTATTTCTTTCATCCAAATCATGTACTAAATGACaacataaaatgtcaaaataagaaATGCATCAGATAAGCGTTGTCACTTGCTGACTGACACTGTAAAATTCTTGTACAAATTTTAATGATTTGTCCATGGAGCGTTGTGCTTctatcaaaattcatttttttacttttgacatTTCAATGAGTGATTCACCTTCTTCGGTGAAGTCATCTGACCAGCACTTTCCATAAGAAACTGAGCACAAAAGTCAGGATAATATGCTGATATTGTTTGGCACACAGCAGTTTGATTTCACTTCCATCCTATAAATGAGTCCGCTGAAATATCACTTCTGCTTCTCATTTTCCAGAGTCTTTGCACATCATCTCAATGGCTGCCACGCACTCCAACACGGCCATCCGGAAGATGGTGAGAGACTCTCACACCAAACCTGCTAACATGACTTGTATACAGTAGTTATTGAAAAATGTTACGTTCTCCAGGAGAACCTTAAGAAGCTCATGGAGATCTACGAGATGTTGGGAGGAGAGGAGGACATCGTGAATCCCTCTAATGAGCTCATAAAAGAAGGACAGATCCTGAAACTGGCAGCCAGGAACACTTCATCCATGGAGAGATACCTCTTCCTGGTGTGTCATGCCAAATGACATACACgcttaaaaataaaacgttttacAGCTGAAGATGAAAAATATGTACACAAAATTGTAGTAACGTGAGGATCTTTTGCGTGCAGTTTAACAACATGCTGCTGGACTGCGTGCCAAAGTTCAGTCTGGTGGGTCCGAGGTTCACCGTGCGCACGCGGGTCGGGGTCGAGGGCATGAAGGTGCTTGAAACCTCCAATGACGATTACCCACACACGTTCCAGGTGTCGGGTAAAGAGCGTACGCTTGAACTACAGGCCAGGTGAGGGCGTGCTTGAGCTTCTCATGTGTCTTCTGAATGTGGATAGATATGCCCTTATATgtatcttcatttatttatattgactGGTTCATTTACAGCTCGGAGGAAGACAAAGAGGACTGGATCAAGGTACAGAACCTGTGCAGTTTAGCGTTTTAAAGCTGCTGTGATATGAAGAGTTCAAAAGGttcatttgtatgtgtgttaAAGGCATTCCAAGAGACCATCGCAGTTTTTCAGCAGAAGAACGAAACGTTCAAATCGGCCTCGAAAGAAGTGGGCGATGAGGTGTCTGTAAGTGCTGTAGTGAAGGATTTGTTTGGCATAacggttaaagggatagttctcccaaaaatgttgatgttaccattatttattcaccctcgtgtgtTTGTAAACCTGTATAATATGAGCCCTtcgtctgtgaaacacaaaagaagatattttgagaaatgtctttgtgtagctttgtgttcatacaacggGGTCcaacattgtttggttacaaacgttcttcaaaatatcttcttttgcgttccgcAGAAAAAAAAGAccatcacacaggtttggaatgaatgatggcaacattttcatttcttcgtcgatctttattttgttttttttttcagaaagagGAGCTGGGGAAGAGAGCTCCACGCTGGATTCGGGATAACGAGGTGACCATGTGCATGAAATGCAAGGAACCCTTCAATGCTTTGACCCGCAGGAGGCACCATTGCAGGGCG
The nucleotide sequence above comes from Triplophysa rosa linkage group LG24, Trosa_1v2, whole genome shotgun sequence. Encoded proteins:
- the fgd4b gene encoding FYVE, RhoGEF and PH domain-containing protein 4 isoform X2 — its product is MGSPMPPPAVLPKPKFQCPAKISPGGIVDQDETGTNMIRERTAAVSKYYRHFDKSITKDTPDRSSSDKLIEAHLLPECPDAGDQQQEGSLSLDWPDWSGWWSEEVKRVSKLKENEIGTDLEHLQTPSETGTSVLQHDEAVQRRENVVEEQQQNMENDGDRQDIKEMKLYKIANELLQTERAYVKRLHLLEQVFCNKLSEEALKGLFPLDVVKGVFSNVGSIYTFHSKFLLPDLETRMSQWDSTPRIGDILAQLAPFLRMYAEYVKNFDSAMDLLKQWTERSPQFSAVIQDIQSMKECGNLTLQHHMLEPVQRVPRYEMLIKDYLKKLPEDDSDRSQAEKSLHIISMAATHSNTAIRKMENLKKLMEIYEMLGGEEDIVNPSNELIKEGQILKLAARNTSSMERYLFLFNNMLLDCVPKFSLVGPRFTVRTRVGVEGMKVLETSNDDYPHTFQVSGKERTLELQASSEEDKEDWIKAFQETIAVFQQKNETFKSASKEVGDEVSKEELGKRAPRWIRDNEVTMCMKCKEPFNALTRRRHHCRACGYVVCYKCSDYKASLQYDGNKFNKVCKDCYLILTGRADAEEPAGGKKRGILEIEAAQVSENSYMCGFLQYSDRSKPCQRVWCVIPQHDALVLYLYGAPQDVKAQCTIPLLGYQVEDVHRPADHPPTTFRLCQSKSVHCFTADSEEMKLRWLRVIHKAVIGETPECQTPCDAGPVNGCHDSRPDDI
- the fgd4b gene encoding FYVE, RhoGEF and PH domain-containing protein 4 isoform X1, with product MSMYDVQDFRRVAVRRRSGRKSVSGDPACVGQCDGSDSSSLGERSSALRRSAVYMGSPMPPPAVLPKPKFQCPAKISPGGIVDQDETGTNMIRERTAAVSKYYRHFDKSITKDTPDRSSSDKLIEAHLLPECPDAGDQQQEGSLSLDWPDWSGWWSEEVKRVSKLKENEIGTDLEHLQTPSETGTSVLQHDEAVQRRENVVEEQQQNMENDGDRQDIKEMKLYKIANELLQTERAYVKRLHLLEQVFCNKLSEEALKGLFPLDVVKGVFSNVGSIYTFHSKFLLPDLETRMSQWDSTPRIGDILAQLAPFLRMYAEYVKNFDSAMDLLKQWTERSPQFSAVIQDIQSMKECGNLTLQHHMLEPVQRVPRYEMLIKDYLKKLPEDDSDRSQAEKSLHIISMAATHSNTAIRKMENLKKLMEIYEMLGGEEDIVNPSNELIKEGQILKLAARNTSSMERYLFLFNNMLLDCVPKFSLVGPRFTVRTRVGVEGMKVLETSNDDYPHTFQVSGKERTLELQASSEEDKEDWIKAFQETIAVFQQKNETFKSASKEVGDEVSKEELGKRAPRWIRDNEVTMCMKCKEPFNALTRRRHHCRACGYVVCYKCSDYKASLQYDGNKFNKVCKDCYLILTGRADAEEPAGGKKRGILEIEAAQVSENSYMCGFLQYSDRSKPCQRVWCVIPQHDALVLYLYGAPQDVKAQCTIPLLGYQVEDVHRPADHPPTTFRLCQSKSVHCFTADSEEMKLRWLRVIHKAVIGETPECQTPCDAGPVNGCHDSRPDDI